A portion of the Pseudomonas protegens CHA0 genome contains these proteins:
- a CDS encoding helix-turn-helix transcriptional regulator, producing the protein MAVAPGSSQSYRLPCHAPREHSQAPGGGSRQQLPEILGDCHFESLPLAQGLTLVRSRYHPNRPLIEEASSCHAGRLLVITCALQGTSGYLDAKGSSLAFRAGHTTVTAFQASRGERRYGANETVEQLRLLVGEALLQQYLGPARACELLGQDALQLLACGPTSRASAGHLSALAQPLGLQQPPTLELHIHALSLLSLQLQALAPAPAVPGRRLKAADLERLQQVRDLMFEQMHQPLTVAYLCAAVGLNEFKLKQGLREHYNTTPQRMLLEIRMGHAHRLLEGGCQVAQAAYQVGYRFPGNFSAAFTRFYGKPPKSVFGPRR; encoded by the coding sequence ATGGCCGTTGCACCCGGTTCTTCCCAGTCCTATCGCTTGCCGTGCCACGCACCACGCGAGCACAGCCAGGCCCCGGGCGGCGGGTCACGCCAGCAGTTGCCCGAGATTCTGGGCGATTGCCATTTCGAGAGCCTGCCCTTGGCTCAGGGCCTGACCCTGGTGCGCTCGCGCTATCACCCCAATCGCCCCTTGATCGAGGAGGCCAGCAGTTGCCACGCAGGCCGCTTGCTGGTGATCACCTGCGCCCTGCAAGGTACTTCGGGCTACCTGGATGCCAAGGGTTCGAGCCTGGCGTTTCGCGCCGGACACACCACCGTCACCGCCTTCCAGGCCAGCCGAGGCGAACGCCGTTATGGCGCCAATGAAACGGTGGAGCAACTGCGCCTGCTGGTGGGCGAAGCCCTGCTCCAGCAGTACCTGGGGCCCGCCCGGGCCTGTGAGTTGCTGGGCCAGGACGCCTTGCAACTGCTGGCCTGCGGGCCCACTTCCCGGGCCAGTGCCGGCCATCTCAGTGCACTGGCCCAACCCTTGGGCCTGCAACAGCCACCGACGCTGGAGCTGCATATCCACGCCCTGAGCCTGCTGTCCTTGCAATTGCAGGCCCTGGCACCCGCCCCTGCCGTCCCGGGCCGGCGCCTGAAGGCCGCCGATCTTGAACGGCTACAGCAGGTGCGCGACCTGATGTTCGAGCAGATGCACCAGCCCTTGACCGTGGCCTACCTGTGCGCCGCTGTGGGTCTCAACGAGTTCAAGCTCAAGCAGGGCCTGCGCGAACACTACAACACCACACCGCAGCGCATGCTCCTGGAAATCCGCATGGGCCACGCCCACCGCCTGCTGGAGGGCGGGTGCCAGGTGGCCCAGGCGGCCTATCAGGTGGGCTACCGCTTTCCCGGCAATTTCAGTGCGGCCTTTACCCGGTTCTATGGCAAGCCACCCAAGTCGGTGTTCGGTCCCCGGCGCTGA
- a CDS encoding CynX/NimT family MFS transporter, whose protein sequence is MNLQNLKTAGPRGLWLRTVLVCAMGLPMLIFYAIGTLGPLLIADLGVAPHWLGWLVMSAFGLAALLSLWAGPLVNRLGTRRALALLFWATLAGYGLLVSLPGFAGVLLALAICGVAQALANPVTNLLVSECVEARSKAAVVGLKQSGVQLSVLIAGLLLPPLAGSLGWRAALACLLLPTLLLALWGPKVAPGSAAGKTMSLKIPRPNSRLTLLLSVQLCVGLVLSSFVTFLGVFAARQGMAVGETGAMVAGFGVMGILARTLLTPLAARMAEESWLLLTLLLLASLALAVTAQATAQAHWPLWFGALGMGLTAVATNAIAMSMLLRDPAFGGPAAASGLLSAGFFAGFALGPVLFGAVQQGAAGFANAWLMLITVLLLGAGLSLMLVRARRLQPGSADASPRA, encoded by the coding sequence ATGAACCTGCAGAACTTGAAAACCGCCGGTCCCCGGGGGCTCTGGCTGCGCACGGTACTGGTGTGTGCCATGGGTCTGCCGATGCTGATCTTCTACGCCATCGGCACCCTCGGGCCCTTGCTGATCGCTGATCTTGGGGTGGCGCCCCACTGGCTGGGCTGGCTGGTGATGAGCGCTTTTGGCCTGGCGGCATTGCTGTCTTTGTGGGCGGGGCCGCTGGTGAACCGGCTCGGCACTCGGCGGGCCCTGGCCTTGCTGTTCTGGGCGACCCTGGCGGGGTATGGCCTGCTGGTCAGCCTGCCGGGATTTGCCGGGGTGCTGCTGGCCCTGGCGATCTGCGGAGTGGCCCAGGCCCTGGCCAACCCGGTGACCAATCTGCTGGTGTCCGAGTGTGTCGAGGCTCGTAGCAAGGCCGCGGTGGTGGGGCTGAAACAGTCTGGGGTGCAGCTGTCCGTGCTGATCGCCGGCCTGTTGCTGCCGCCTCTGGCCGGGTCTCTGGGTTGGCGCGCGGCTCTGGCCTGCCTGCTCCTGCCGACCTTGCTGCTGGCCCTGTGGGGGCCAAAGGTGGCGCCGGGCAGCGCAGCGGGCAAGACCATGAGCTTGAAGATTCCCCGGCCGAATTCACGGCTGACGCTGCTGCTGAGCGTGCAGTTGTGTGTCGGCCTGGTGCTTTCGTCCTTCGTGACCTTTCTTGGGGTATTCGCGGCTCGCCAAGGGATGGCGGTCGGCGAGACCGGAGCCATGGTCGCCGGGTTCGGGGTCATGGGCATCCTGGCCCGGACCTTGTTGACGCCATTGGCGGCACGTATGGCCGAGGAATCCTGGCTGCTGCTGACGTTATTGCTCCTGGCCAGCCTGGCCCTGGCGGTGACCGCCCAGGCCACGGCCCAGGCGCACTGGCCCTTGTGGTTCGGCGCCCTGGGCATGGGCCTCACGGCGGTGGCCACCAATGCCATCGCCATGAGCATGCTGCTGCGCGATCCGGCCTTTGGCGGCCCGGCCGCGGCCTCGGGCCTGCTCTCGGCAGGCTTCTTCGCCGGGTTCGCCCTCGGGCCGGTGCTGTTCGGTGCCGTGCAACAAGGCGCGGCGGGTTTTGCCAACGCCTGGCTGATGCTGATCACGGTCTTGCTGCTGGGGGCGGGGCTGAGCCTGATGCTGGTGCGTGCACGGCGCCTTCAGCCGGGCAGTGCTGACGCCAGCCCTAGAGCCTGA
- a CDS encoding methyl-accepting chemotaxis protein → MQERLRTMISQIKLGADQLVSASQSISSASLQLSASAQEQSHSASSMAATVEELTVSINHVADNAGDAHALSSESGRQSEEGGSVIQDTLGSMRLIAETVQASATQIGELGQHAEQISSIVSVIKGIAEQTNLLALNAAIEAARAGEQGRGFAVVADEVRLLAQRTANSTQEITEMVDKIQLGTREAVSSMDVGVNQVKSGVELAQQAGEAIVNIRTSSGNVVRVVDQISLALREQTAASQDVARNVERIAQMSQQNSQAVEETTETARSLQQLAQNLEQQVNVFRL, encoded by the coding sequence ATGCAGGAGCGCCTGCGGACCATGATCAGTCAGATCAAACTGGGGGCCGACCAGTTGGTCAGCGCCTCCCAGAGCATTTCCAGCGCCTCGTTGCAGCTTTCGGCCTCGGCCCAGGAACAGTCCCACTCGGCCTCCTCCATGGCCGCCACGGTGGAAGAGCTGACCGTGAGCATCAACCATGTGGCAGACAACGCCGGGGATGCCCACGCCCTGTCCAGCGAGTCCGGGCGCCAGTCCGAGGAAGGCGGCAGCGTGATCCAGGACACCCTGGGCAGCATGCGCCTGATCGCCGAGACCGTGCAGGCTTCGGCCACTCAGATCGGCGAACTGGGTCAGCACGCCGAGCAGATCTCCAGCATTGTCAGCGTGATCAAGGGCATTGCCGAACAGACCAACCTGCTGGCCCTCAACGCGGCCATCGAAGCTGCCCGGGCCGGCGAGCAGGGCCGTGGTTTTGCCGTGGTCGCCGATGAAGTGCGCCTGCTGGCCCAGCGCACGGCCAATTCGACCCAGGAGATCACCGAGATGGTCGACAAGATCCAACTGGGCACCCGAGAAGCGGTGAGCAGCATGGACGTCGGGGTCAATCAGGTGAAAAGCGGCGTCGAACTGGCCCAGCAGGCCGGCGAGGCCATCGTCAACATCCGCACCTCGTCCGGCAATGTGGTGCGGGTGGTGGACCAGATCTCCCTGGCCCTGCGGGAACAGACTGCCGCCAGCCAGGATGTGGCGCGCAACGTCGAACGCATCGCCCAGATGTCCCAGCAGAACAGCCAGGCCGTGGAAGAAACCACCGAGACGGCCCGCTCCCTGCAACAACTGGCGCAGAACCTGGAGCAGCAGGTGAACGTGTTCAGGCTCTAG
- a CDS encoding LTA synthase family protein, translating into MTGRLFVKLIRRCLQHPLAPLCALFGLLLLLPMGARLALGWSNPLGYLSDLASASLLTVLLYRRPWWLALPVLLVWALLTLVSAELVSAVGRMPNLADLHYLVDPQFVGNSTGGGLTHPDLGLALLLGLVLWLVVQRAHRGVRPPALPRHSWSLPVLLLVAHGGIQYLKPSEADQWQLFNLPHQALATATGQAQMQVEDWLQGDVADAPPPMAGLTRLDLEGQPLLPSAGRARNVLLITLEGIPGAYIRTNREALNSRYQEDLMPKLSAWAERGMNTPDYVLHSHQTIRGLYAMLCGDYDKLDNGTPKGVEMLTQSQRNQACLPAQMHKFGFNTHYLQGAGLRFMAKDKIMPHIGFDATHGLEWFKNDNYLEFPWGKDDKAFFEGALTYVDQLKKKKQPWMLTLLTVGTHQPYSAPEEYLERYDTPKQAAVGYLDDAIDQFLKGLERKGVLKDTLVIITSDESHGIDGVRLASSWGFNLMLAPDQDLLPHLKSGTYGHVDLSASVLDYFGLPVPASLSGRSLFRDYAQGREIMSYTNGKLRYHDGQGTFTECDFQQRCRYYASPGFIVDSASLQGQYGGLRARQISARATHLDRSLLQSPLNQHYQFGSPAIIPLQAQIKDDWADNLIGAQYLEMPKGSQTRVRFTVRSADPQQNAYILLKGKELEQDVPLGLPEEMLVTPDQPLQMDFSFDNPETRKAFSFHLLGYGLGAVEVSDFSVITELPGQPENVDPEEDSSAHSS; encoded by the coding sequence ATGACAGGCAGGTTATTTGTGAAGTTGATCCGTCGTTGCCTACAACACCCTCTTGCACCCCTGTGCGCCCTGTTCGGCCTGCTGTTGCTGCTGCCCATGGGCGCGCGCCTGGCCCTGGGCTGGTCCAACCCGCTGGGCTATCTGTCGGACCTGGCCAGCGCCAGCCTGCTGACCGTACTCCTGTACCGCCGGCCCTGGTGGCTGGCGCTGCCGGTGCTGCTGGTCTGGGCCCTGCTGACCCTGGTCAGCGCCGAGCTGGTAAGCGCCGTGGGGCGCATGCCCAACCTCGCCGACCTGCACTACCTGGTGGACCCGCAGTTTGTCGGCAACTCCACCGGCGGCGGCCTGACCCACCCGGACCTGGGCCTGGCGCTGTTGCTGGGGCTGGTGCTGTGGCTGGTGGTCCAGCGCGCCCACCGCGGGGTGCGCCCCCCGGCACTGCCGCGCCATAGCTGGAGCCTGCCGGTGCTGTTGCTGGTGGCCCACGGCGGCATCCAGTACCTCAAGCCCAGCGAAGCCGACCAGTGGCAACTGTTCAACCTGCCCCACCAGGCCCTGGCCACCGCCACCGGCCAGGCGCAGATGCAGGTGGAGGACTGGCTGCAAGGCGACGTCGCCGATGCCCCACCGCCCATGGCCGGGCTCACCCGCCTGGACCTGGAAGGCCAGCCGCTGCTGCCCAGCGCAGGCCGCGCGCGCAACGTGCTGCTGATCACCCTCGAAGGCATTCCCGGTGCCTATATCCGCACCAACCGCGAAGCCCTGAACAGCCGCTACCAGGAAGACCTGATGCCCAAGCTCAGCGCCTGGGCCGAGCGCGGCATGAACACCCCGGACTACGTGCTGCACAGCCACCAGACCATCCGCGGCCTGTACGCCATGCTCTGCGGCGACTACGACAAGCTCGACAACGGCACCCCCAAGGGCGTCGAGATGCTCACCCAGAGCCAGCGCAACCAGGCCTGCCTGCCGGCGCAGATGCACAAGTTCGGCTTCAACACCCACTACCTGCAAGGCGCCGGCCTGCGCTTCATGGCCAAAGACAAGATCATGCCGCACATCGGTTTTGACGCGACCCATGGCCTGGAGTGGTTCAAGAACGACAACTACCTGGAGTTCCCCTGGGGCAAGGACGACAAGGCGTTCTTCGAAGGCGCACTGACCTACGTCGATCAGTTGAAGAAGAAAAAGCAGCCATGGATGCTCACCCTGCTGACCGTCGGCACCCACCAGCCCTACTCGGCGCCCGAGGAATACCTGGAGCGTTATGACACGCCAAAGCAGGCCGCCGTCGGCTACCTGGACGACGCCATCGACCAGTTCCTCAAGGGCCTGGAACGCAAGGGCGTGCTCAAGGACACCCTGGTGATCATCACCTCCGATGAATCCCACGGCATCGACGGCGTGCGTCTGGCCTCGTCCTGGGGCTTCAACCTAATGCTGGCCCCGGACCAGGACCTGCTGCCTCATCTCAAGTCCGGGACCTACGGCCACGTCGACCTCAGCGCCTCGGTGCTGGACTACTTCGGCCTGCCGGTGCCCGCCAGCCTCAGCGGCCGCTCGCTGTTTCGCGACTACGCCCAAGGCCGGGAAATCATGTCCTACACCAACGGCAAGCTGCGCTACCACGATGGCCAGGGCACCTTCACCGAGTGCGACTTCCAGCAACGCTGCCGCTACTACGCCAGCCCCGGCTTCATCGTCGACAGCGCCAGTCTGCAGGGTCAATACGGAGGCCTGCGAGCCCGGCAGATCAGTGCCCGAGCCACGCATCTGGATCGCAGCCTGCTGCAATCGCCACTGAACCAGCACTATCAGTTCGGCAGCCCGGCGATCATCCCGCTGCAGGCGCAGATCAAGGATGACTGGGCCGACAACCTGATCGGCGCCCAGTACCTGGAAATGCCCAAGGGCTCCCAGACCCGGGTGCGCTTCACCGTGCGCTCCGCCGACCCGCAGCAGAACGCCTACATCCTGCTCAAGGGCAAGGAACTGGAACAGGACGTGCCCCTGGGCCTGCCGGAAGAAATGCTGGTAACCCCGGACCAGCCGCTGCAGATGGACTTCAGCTTCGACAACCCGGAAACCCGCAAGGCGTTCTCCTTCCACCTCCTGGGCTACGGCCTGGGCGCGGTGGAAGTCAGCGACTTCAGCGTAATCACCGAGTTGCCGGGGCAACCTGAAAACGTCGACCCCGAAGAAGACAGCAGCGCCCATTCCAGCTGA
- a CDS encoding AbrB family transcriptional regulator: MSPSLRLSLNTWPQALQWPAWLLLAGISGQLLKYLEIPAGQFLGPMLTAILFGVCGASIRVPRLAFRLGQGSVGMLAAHSMTLAVLTAMLQSWHVMLVATLLTVSLSALVGLVLVRFGAIAASTAAWGTAPGAASAMVSMADEFGADSRVVATMQYVRVVCVVMVGALVSHWIGAPASGSEAHASQMALHGMSLPNVGLSIVAIVCGVLLGSRVPAGALLVPLLLGGALQVSGLLQISLPSWLLACAYGAIGGYIGLRFDRPTLSYVFGHLPAMIGGALLLIALCALSAWGLALWMGKDFLSVYLATSPGGLDAMAIIAVDTHSDVGLVLAMQTLRLFAVIVSGAFFARLIIKWSR, from the coding sequence TTGTCGCCATCGCTTCGTCTATCCCTGAATACCTGGCCCCAGGCGCTGCAATGGCCGGCCTGGCTGTTGCTGGCCGGCATCAGCGGCCAGTTGCTCAAGTACCTGGAGATTCCCGCCGGGCAGTTTCTCGGGCCGATGCTCACGGCGATCCTGTTTGGCGTGTGCGGTGCCAGCATCCGCGTGCCGCGCCTGGCGTTTCGCCTGGGCCAGGGCTCGGTGGGCATGCTCGCCGCCCACTCCATGACCCTCGCCGTGCTCACGGCCATGCTCCAGTCCTGGCACGTGATGCTGGTGGCCACCCTGCTCACCGTCAGCCTCAGCGCCCTGGTGGGCCTGGTGCTGGTGCGCTTCGGCGCGATTGCCGCCAGCACCGCGGCCTGGGGCACGGCGCCCGGTGCGGCCTCGGCCATGGTGTCGATGGCCGACGAGTTCGGCGCCGACTCACGGGTGGTGGCCACCATGCAATACGTGCGGGTGGTGTGCGTGGTGATGGTCGGGGCCCTCGTCAGCCACTGGATTGGCGCTCCGGCCAGCGGCAGCGAGGCCCACGCCAGCCAGATGGCCCTGCACGGCATGAGCCTGCCGAATGTTGGCCTGAGCATCGTGGCGATCGTCTGCGGTGTGCTCCTGGGTTCGCGGGTGCCTGCCGGGGCCCTGCTGGTGCCGCTGCTGCTGGGCGGCGCGCTGCAGGTCAGCGGGCTGTTGCAGATCAGCCTGCCGTCCTGGCTGCTGGCCTGCGCCTACGGCGCCATCGGCGGCTATATCGGCCTGCGCTTCGACCGCCCGACCCTGAGCTATGTGTTCGGCCACCTGCCGGCGATGATCGGCGGCGCCCTGCTGCTGATCGCCCTCTGTGCCCTCTCTGCCTGGGGGCTGGCCCTGTGGATGGGCAAGGACTTTCTCTCGGTCTACCTGGCCACCAGCCCCGGTGGCCTGGACGCCATGGCGATCATCGCGGTGGACACCCATTCGGATGTCGGCCTGGTGCTGGCGATGCAGACCCTGCGCCTGTTCGCGGTGATTGTCAGCGGCGCGTTTTTCGCCCGGCTGATCATCAAGTGGTCGCGATAG
- a CDS encoding LysR family transcriptional regulator yields MDLRDLTYFDTIAELGHLGRAAQKLNRSQPALTKSIQRLEESFGTKLFEREGRGIKLTAVGELLQRRSRQLQQNIAETHREVRDFASGVLGNIRLGCAASMAEHLLPQMTATLLERAPDITLNLVIGQDDLLRESLRSGRLDMVICPMFEGDPHLSHHTLFEDRAVVVASRDHPIFATPMRLRDLCAYRWVLPGTRVSARRWIDNVFQSHELPLPSVQIETNTISLLPRLIAKTGLLSFLARETLDDFKGIAHLREVPLAQTCMRRSIVVLVRAEGYLSPAAQALLDLLKSDGRQFFTAGDAL; encoded by the coding sequence ATGGACCTGCGCGACCTGACCTATTTCGACACCATCGCCGAGCTCGGCCACCTGGGCCGGGCGGCGCAGAAGCTCAATCGCAGCCAGCCGGCGCTGACCAAGAGCATCCAGCGCCTGGAGGAGTCCTTCGGCACCAAGCTGTTCGAGCGTGAAGGCCGCGGCATCAAGCTCACCGCCGTGGGTGAGTTGCTGCAGCGGCGCAGCCGGCAACTGCAGCAGAACATCGCCGAGACCCACCGCGAGGTGCGGGACTTCGCCAGCGGCGTGCTCGGCAATATCCGCCTGGGCTGTGCCGCCAGCATGGCCGAACACCTGCTGCCGCAGATGACCGCCACCTTGCTGGAGCGGGCCCCGGACATCACCTTGAACCTGGTGATCGGCCAGGACGACCTGTTGCGCGAGTCCCTGCGCTCCGGGCGCCTGGACATGGTCATCTGCCCGATGTTCGAAGGCGACCCGCACCTGAGCCACCACACCCTGTTCGAAGACCGGGCGGTGGTGGTGGCCAGCCGCGACCACCCGATATTCGCCACGCCCATGCGCCTGCGCGACTTGTGCGCCTACCGCTGGGTGCTGCCGGGCACCCGGGTGTCGGCGCGACGCTGGATCGACAACGTGTTCCAGAGCCATGAACTGCCGCTGCCCTCGGTGCAGATAGAGACCAACACCATCTCCCTGTTGCCGCGGCTGATCGCCAAGACCGGGCTGCTGAGTTTTCTGGCCCGGGAAACCCTGGACGACTTCAAGGGCATCGCCCACCTGCGGGAAGTGCCCCTGGCGCAAACCTGCATGCGCCGCAGCATCGTGGTGCTGGTACGCGCCGAAGGCTACCTGTCGCCCGCAGCCCAGGCCCTGCTGGATCTGCTCAAGAGCGATGGGCGGCAATTCTTCACGGCGGGTGACGCCCTGTGA
- a CDS encoding CBS domain-containing protein has protein sequence MKSVAELLKLKAKHNQQVHTIAPHQMVLEALMVMAEKNVGALPVLENGVVVGVISERDYARKLVLHGRSSVGTPVSAIMSSPVITVDSHQSVDTCMNIMTDSHLRHLPVVENGQLLGLLSIGDLVKEAIAEQADLIRQLEQYIRGE, from the coding sequence ATGAAGAGCGTCGCAGAACTGCTGAAACTCAAGGCCAAGCACAACCAGCAAGTGCACACCATCGCCCCGCACCAGATGGTCCTGGAGGCGCTGATGGTGATGGCCGAGAAAAACGTCGGCGCCTTGCCGGTGCTGGAGAATGGCGTGGTGGTCGGGGTCATCAGCGAGCGCGACTACGCGCGCAAGCTGGTGCTCCACGGGCGCTCCTCGGTGGGCACCCCGGTCAGCGCGATCATGAGCTCGCCGGTAATCACCGTGGATTCGCACCAGAGCGTGGACACCTGCATGAACATCATGACCGACAGCCACCTGCGCCACCTGCCGGTGGTGGAAAACGGCCAGTTGCTGGGCCTGCTGTCCATCGGCGACCTGGTCAAGGAAGCAATCGCCGAACAGGCCGACCTGATCCGCCAGCTGGAGCAGTACATCCGCGGCGAATGA